The following DNA comes from Heliangelus exortis chromosome 2, bHelExo1.hap1, whole genome shotgun sequence.
aaccccctgagaggaggttggagccagggggggtcgggctctgctcccaaggaacaagggatgggacaagaggaactttgggcacaactcaagtggtgccaggggaggtttaggttggagctggggaagaatttctccctggaaagggttgtcagggcctggcccaggctgcccagggcagggctggagtccccatcatccctggaggggtttcagagccctggagatgtggggatgagggacatgggctgggggtggggtcagggttggactcagtgaccCCAaagctcctccccagccccccatgTCCTGTGGTGCTGTCACCCCAGTGGGCAGCACAAGGCTGCAGTTGGGTTCCTGGTGCTGGGGTCAGGGGGGTGTGGGTGACCCCCAGAGGCTCCCGTGGTGCTTGGTGCACAGAGCAAGTTCCTCATCCAGGGGCTCAGAGCAcggttctggttctggttctgggcACGGCTCAGGCCAGCTGAGGGGGACAGACAGAGCCTCAAGTGTGACAGAACCAAGAGCCCATCACTCAGTGaccattttttcctcctacacATTGTCACCATCACTGGTGTCAGGATTCTGGTGGTTGGGTCCCTTTGTGGCCCTGGCTCTGGTGGTACCACAGCCTGGTTCCGCCCAGATCAGCACCCCCTGGGATCACACTGGGTTGCTCAGGATGCTGTGGTGgctcctgcagcttcccagaTCCAGCTGGCTCCAGGTTGGTGTCTGGTGCCCGGGTTTGGGTGGGGATTGAGGTGATTTTCACCTCAGTCAGTGGAACAGTGCTTGGGTTTGGATTTCATAGaacatggaatggtttgggttggaagggacctcaaataTCACCCAAATCCTGCgtggtcagggacccctcccccagcccagggggctccaagccccatccaaccttcaacactgccagggatggggcagccacagcttccttgggcaacctgggcacccaggggctcagcaccctcaaattcaagcatttctcccccatctccaacctcaatctcccctcttccagttttaacccatctcccttgtcctctccctacccccccgtgtccaaagccctcccccagctttcttggagccccttcagatattggaaggttgctctgagctcacctgggagcctcctcttctccaggctgaacaaccccaatccctcagcctggcttcccagggagctgctcagccctctgagcatttcagtggctgctctggacaccttccaggagctaATTTTGGGAAAGAATGGTTTTCCTCATCTCTAACCTAAACCTAACCTAAAAGTAACCTAAATGTAACCTGTGACCTAAACCTGACCTCACCTCTcacctcagtctcccctctttTGGTGTAACACCAAGGTTCCCTCTGTGCTCTCTGCTGACAGACTCAGGCTGGGCTTTGGCACACGAAGCAGGGATTTGCTGGGGGTGGGCACAGGGTGGGTTTGGCCCAGGAACAGGGGTGACCCGGGCTGTGTTGTTCCCTTCCAGAGGAAGCTTCTCCACTGGAGAAcggagcagcagaggagggagctCCAGAGAACGTGCGGGTGAAGCAGGAAGAGGAAGCCGAGGCCTTAGGGGAGGGTTCtgcaccctcctcctcctcctcctcctcctcctcctcgtcagtcccagagctgcagaagtgCCCCAGGGGCGAGCAGGGCAAGGccaagagcaggaggaggcCGAGCAGGGGTGAGAGCAGCAGCTTGCTGGGGGGCGGCTGCCGGCGGGGGTACGTGCGGGAGTGGTCGCACCCCTGCACCGAGTGCGGGAAGCGCTTCCGCCTGAAGATCAACCTGATCATCCACCAGCGCAGCCACGCCAAGGAGGGGCCCTACGAGTGCAGCCTCTGCGAGATCAGCTTCGCCGACAAACGCCACCTCGACCTTCACCAGGGCATCCACGTCAAGGACAGAGCCTTGGGGGCCAAGGTCTGGGGCAACGTCCACCCCGAGCTGAGGGTCCGGCCCAGGAGGAACCCGTGTGGGACTTCGTGTCCCCAGAACCCGGGGGGGGCCAGGGGGGCCTGGCTGGGCCTGGCCAAGGAGGAGCCACGGGACAGAGGGAGCCCGGCCGGGGGCTGCGtttccaggcagcagagcctcagATCCCCGTGGAGATGCACCCAGTGCAAAAAATCCTTCTCCTGCAGCCACTCCCTGCAGCGGCACCTCCGGTCCCACGCGCGGGGCCGGCCCCACGTCTGCGGCACCTGCAAGAAATGCTTCACCCGTGGGACCCACCTCCGGCGCCACCAGAAGATCCACGAGCGACAGAAAGCTCTGGGGGTCCCCCCCGggccccctgcccccccctccccggctcAGCCCCAGGATCCCCCCGGGGCTCAGGTCCCGCGCTCCCCGGCGCAGGCGTCGGAGCGAAACGTCAGCCCCGCCGCGGCCACCACGGCCAACGCGGTGCTGGAGGGACCTCCCCAGCTGGGAGAGGCTCTGGAGaagccctgggctggcagggacatCCAGCCCGTGGTCAGGCTGGGCACCAGGGCCGTGCTGAGCAGGATGGTGGAGAAGTGACAGCCCCACGGCTTCGTGATCCCCCGAGAGGCCCCGGGACAGCCTCCCCCTGGGTTCTTTTTTGCACTTGAACCATCTGCTGTGTTTGAGGAGCTGtcctgaggagcagaaggaagtCAGAGCTTGGATGCCACCCCAGAGCCCCAACTGCTGAAGCCTCCAGTGACCCAAAATGCTTTTAACCATTCCTCAGGCTCCGGTGCCTGCTGGCTGATGCggagctgcccctgctcctgtccctgtccctgtccctgtccctgcgTGGCTGGGACCCCAATCCCGTGGTGAAGAGGGCAGGACCCAGCTGGGGAAAGCAGCCTGGAGGGGCTCCCCAGGAGCAAATCACAGACAAAGTTTCTCGACCAAGGCAGTGGGTGAAGGGAACACGATGGGCACCTTGGGAGAGCCCCCCACCCCTGCTCACCCCCACCCTGCTGGACACCCACCCACCACACGCTGACCACGGGCCTGAACACCCCCTGGAACACCCCCAACCTGGCACCCCGACATTTGTAGGACAAATCCAAACACAATTTATATTTTCCCCACTCCTGAGGGCACCGTGGGTGTTGCCCCAGGTCCTTCCCTCACCCACACCCAGACCCGGAACCACCCAGACCTGGGATCACCCAGACCTGGAACCACCTGGAACTGAAACCACTGGAGGTGGAACCACTGGAACTGGAACCAGCCAGGCGGCTGGgttccccagcagcaccctgcacaGATGGAGCCACTTCAGGAACTCTTCCCGGGTCGGATCACCCCTGGaccatcccctctgcccccacccTGGCTGGAAGCTCCAAGCTGGGAATCATCTCCTGGAGCCAGCCCCTATAACTGATCCCATGGAAGGCAAAGTTCTGGGACCACCTACCTCAGAcacggggggaggggggagagcgGGGCCAGGGGAGgttctgctgtccccagggccaccaaACCTCCATGGTGCCAGCCCCATGTGTGTGGTTTGGAGGCACAAACGGGGTGCAGGGAGCAGGACCCACTCCTGGGGACCCCGTGGGGGGGACCCCacacttcaggtttttttcaggtggttTTCGTTTGGTTTTTCCCACGGAGTTTTGTTTGATGAAATCCCCGAGTCCCTCTGGGGCAAGGAACCATTTTGCTGATCCCATTGTTTCATTCCTGATCCCTGCTGGAGTTCTGCTGGGCTCCCCGGACACATCCACGCTGTGTCCTGGTGTCACCCCCGGTGTcacccccaccacctccctgtcccacccGAGGAGGGGACAGTGGGGTCAGAGCTGCTCCTTGGGGACATGGGTGGTGTCCCCACTGCTCCTCCGGGCTCCTTCCCACTCAGTTCCTGTCCAGAGTGGGCCAGGACCCCCACGCtgggtggcagtggtggtgaCACTGGTGACAGTGGTGAGAGTGGGAGGGGGAACAGCCCCGTGTCCCCAGAGGGATGGTGTCACCCACTGCCACACCCCACAGGACACGGGGACAGCACCATGGTGACACTCGGTAGTGACCAAGCTGCACTGACCCTGCCCGGGGGGAGatcccagttgctcccagtgactcggggggggggggggggggcagggggggtgttTCTGCTGGGGGAGCCCCCTGGGGCTGCTCACAACAAAGCTTTGGTCTGGAGAAGCCCCCAGGGTGTCTCAGGTCCCCTCCCCCTCCAGGCCTGACTGGAggcctcccagtacctcccagttccTGCACTGGGCCCCCCCAGAGCCAGCTTGGCCACCAAAGCCACCGAGGTGTCCTCAGCCAGCGTGGCTGCTGCCCCTGGGGGGTGTGGGAGACTGGGGCTGTGGTGTCACCCCCTGAGTCCCCACGATTGTCACCATCACCCTGGGATTGTCACCCGTGCtcccccaggctggggggaCACGAGCACTGCCCCAGGGGATGGTTCCCTCACCCCAGAGGATTTGGGTTCCTGGGCCCCACAGAACTGTGCTGGGTGTGGGGACAAAGGGGGCTGGGGACATCCCGGGGCCTGGCCCTGCCCCACACAATCCCAACCCCATGGTCAGGAGGGCCCCAAAACCCTCTGAGAGGGGACAGTGAGGGACAGAGGGGACTGGGAAAGGCCCCGGGGTGCCAGACCCCCCACGGGGTTGGGAGCTCCCACGTtcctgtggggctgcaggggacactggggacacggGGTGGCTGCCCCCAGGGGAGATGGGGCAGCACCATGGTGCCGTGTGTCCCCCCCAAGAAGCCACACGCCAGGAGACCTCCTCAGCCCAGGTTTTTATCCAGAGTCTgagcccagctgctgcccacagcACAGCCCCCGGGACACCCCTGCCCCCTCCACACCCTGGGGACAAAAAGTCCTGAGTGACACCCAcgctgctgctcctgctggggaCGACAGCCCCGTGGTGGTGCCAGAAGCTTCGTGGCATGGTGGAGAGGCTCACATTAAAGTCACCAGCCCCACATTGGAGCCACCAGCCCCATGGTGGTGCCACCAGCCCCATGGTGGTGCCAGCAGCCTCATGGCCTTGAGCCCTGCAGTGGTACCACAATACCCACGGTGGTGACACCAGCCTCATGGCACTGTGGTGAACCCTACTTTGGTGCCAAAAGCCCCAGAGCATTGTGGAGAGCTCTGTGTTGGTGCCACCAGCCCTACAGTGATGTCACCAGCCCTATGGCACTGTGGAGAGCCCCGTGGTGGTACCACCAACTCCACAACATTTTGGAGAGCCCTATGTTGGTGCAACCAGCCCCATGGTGGTACCACAAGACCCTCTGTGCTGTGGAGAGCCCCACAGTGGTGCCACAAGTCCCACAATAGTGCCACCAGTCCCACAGTGGTGTCACAAGTGCCACAGTGGTGCCACCAGCCTCACAATAGTGCCACCAGCCCCACAGTGGTGTCACAAGTCCCACAGTGGTGCCACCAGCCCCACAATGGTGTCACAAGTCCCACAGTGGTGCCACCAGCCACACGGCATCGTGGAGAACCCTACCCTGGTGCCGCCTTCCCCAGAGCCTTGTGGCGAGCTCCGTGTCGGTGCCAGCAGCGCCGCGGCGGTGCCCCCAGCCCGTGGCGTGTCCCCTCACGGCAGAGCAGGCGGGGGGGACGCGGCCCCTTCCCTTGCCCGGGCCCGGGGGCCGTCCCGGGTCAGAGCTTGGGTCTGCCGGTGACGCCGGCGACGCCGGGAGCCGGGGGGCCGGGCAGGGCGTGGATCTTCTGGTGGTGGTTGAGGGACTGTCGGTGCCGGAAGCTcttgctgcagccccagcactggaaGGGTCTCTGCTGGGTGTGCCGGCGCTGGTGCTCCTCCAGGGAGGACTTCTGGGGGAAGATCTCGGCGCACTCGATGCAGCGGTAGAGCCGCGCGTCGGGCCAGCCCGCGCGGGGGGGCCAGGCCGTGCCGCGGCGCTGCGCGGTGTGGATGTGCTGGTGCTTCTGCATGTGGTGCTTCTGGGTGAAGCCCTTGCCGCAGGAGGGGCAGCGGAAGGGCCGCTCCCCCGTGTGGATCCGGATGTGCTTGTTGAGGTTGGACTTCTCGTTGAAGGTTTTGCCGCAGGTGGGGCACTGGTAGGGCCTCTCCCCCGTGTGCAGCCGCTGGTGCCGCAGCAGCGCCGCGTGGtgagccaggctcttcccaCACGTCGTGCAGATGAAGGATCCACCAGtaccaccaccagcaccactgccagcacctccaccagcaccagcaccagcaccagcaccagcaccagcaccactcctcctctgcctctgctgctgccgGGCCAGGTTCCGGGTCAGCCGGATGCTCTTCCAGCCCAGGGGGAGGCCGTGGGggtcctcatcctcctcctccaaggTCACCTCTGCCGTGGGGACTTCTCCTGGTGGCAGGGCTTGGGGCAGGGTGAAGGGCTGGTCGAGCCCCACGCCAAGGACCTGCTCGGTTGGGAAGGGCAGGCCCGGCACAGGCTGAGCCTCCACCGGCACCACCACGGGCTTGAACTCGGCGCTGTCTTTGCAGAACTCCCCCAGGctctcccctcctgccttctgctcctcccagggcaccaggggctgctgctggctcaggggaacctcctcctcctcctgcagcctccccgAGGGGGCCTGGGGCAGGGCCAGGatctcagctccttcctccgggggctgctgctcctctgtctTGATGACAATCCTGTCCCCTGCTGGCAGACACCGAGTCAGGACGGGCAGGGGACAGGGTCCCACCCCAGGGCTGCAACAGGAGCTGAGGGACACTGGTGACAGGAACCAGGGATCACCCATcaggaagggagcagagaggtTTGAAGCTGAGGAcacaggaggtggggagggtgCTGGTGCCTGCCGGGGGTTCTGTTGGACCTGGGGGACACCTGATGGGCTGAGAATCAGAACTGGCTGGACTCGGGGATCTGAAAAGgttccaaccagaacaattctgtaaAGAAGCCAAAACCTGAGGAACTGTGAGGGCAAAGTCGAGGCCACAGAGCCCTCTGTCCTGGAGGGAATTTTGTCAGGAATGGCAGAGTGCAGGAGGGTGGATCTGGGGGAAAGGATGAAACCAAAaccccccaggagcagcagggagtgtctgctgcaggagctgagctgcagagccacCCACCCCTCACCCCAGGGCTCCCTATGTTGTTCCTTTGTCACAGGGGGCTCTGTCAGGCTTCAAGATTTGCTCTTCAAAGTTTGTCCTGCTCATTCACAGCCTCTGCTGTGACACACactgggtccagctctggggtccccagcagcagaaggacacggagctgttggagccagtgcagaggaggccctggagctgctgggagggctggagcagctctgctctggagccaggctgagagagttgggggtgttgaggctggagaagagaaggatcccatggggagaccttagagcaccttccagtgcctgaaggggctccaggaaagctggggagggacttgggacaagggcctggagggatgggagcctgcgagggggaagggtttgcagctgggagaggggaggtggaggggccCCTCCTGGTGTCCCTGCTGGGCAGGGGTGACACGGGATGAGCTGcagggtcctttccaactcacaCCATTCCATGGTTCCATGATGCCAGGACTCACCATCACCAAGGTGCCCTGAgacctcttccttctccagcagcccctgggtcCTCGAATCCTCCCCATcctgtgctggtggcagcagagcaggtttGGAACTGACATCCCCGGGCCCTGGGAGGGAGAAGCAGTGTTAGGAACtgctgggggagctgaggggacCACCCCAGATCCCCCATTAAAGGAgctgctgtggcacagcaggaggagctgtgggcTCAGCCCTCCCAGGACCATCAGAGATTGGTGTCACCGAAGCAGGGAAATGATTTCAGTGAGGAAGGAGTGATCCTCAGACTGATCCTTACCCAGAGCAGCCACGGCCTCGGAATTCCCCTTCATGGCCATCCTGTAGAGCTCCTTCTGCTGGCTCTGCATGCTGCCCcactcctgctctgccaggctgcaCCCCTCATCCTCACACGCAGGCACCTGAAACCACAGCAGGCACCATCCTGGCATTCCCATCTCCTCCACCCCAAAAGGAAAGGGGAACACAGTGTGGGGCTGGAGCTCTGGTGGGAAGCAGCTGTGTCACCCAGGGAGTGATTTCATAGAAAgttcagggctggaagggagctccagagctgctccagtgccagccctgtcccagcaggatcccccagggcagggcacacagaacacatccagggggggctggaaaggctccagagaaggagactccagaacctctctgggcagcctgggccagggctccctcaccctcacagccaagaagtttctcctcagcttcagctggaacttcccatgttctccCTTCAGCCCAGGATTCCCTGTCCtattcctgggcaccactgaacagagattggccccttcctcttgccccccacccctcagctcttgatggacattcagcagatcccctctcagccttctcttctccagcctcaacagccccagggctctcactctttctccacaccagagatgctcaagtcccttcagcaccctcccagctctcccttggcctctctccagtagatctcTGGCTCTctggaactggggagccccaaactggagccaggattccaggggtgctctccccagggcagagcagagcagagggggaggagaacctccctggatctgctggacacacttttcctgatgcccccagGATCCCATTGGCCTCTTGCCTCCCCTGGGCAGATCAAGGCACctgtgccccctcccctcccccaggaTCCCTCTCCTGAtgcaccccagcagctcccagcagctcccagcaggaccCCCATCCCCAGGGGAGCAGCACAGTGGGAAGTGCCACCCCGCTGAGGGCACAACAAAGGCTGAAAATGCCTTGGGTGGGGGGGTTCTGGGTCCCCTCTTCTATGGGGCAGTGAGCAGCTGAGTGTCACTGCCTGCCACCTTGGGGTGCCCCCTGCCCCACGGCTCACCTGGGGCTCATCACTGCCTTGGGGACACCCCTATCACCTGGGGCTGGTCCCTGTTTGTCACCTTGGGGACACCCCTGTCACCTGGGGCTGGTTCCTGTTTGTCACCTTGGGGACACCCCTGTTACCTGGGCTGGTCCCTGTCACCCCAGGCACATCCCTGTTACCCAGGCCTTgtcctcatcaccctggggacacctctcTTAGGTGaggtgtttctttgtttgtcaCCTTGGGTGCATCCCCACTCCTCAGGGCTCAGCCCCTTACTTGGGGTGTCCCCATCTGCCACCTTGGGCACAGCCCCATTACCTGGGCTCATCCCCCATTCCCTGGGGCTCATCCCCTGTTACCTGGAGCTCATCCCCTGTTACCTGGGGCTCATCACCCATTCCCTGGTCTCTCCCCCGTTACCTTGGGCTAGTCCCCCATTTTCTGGGGCTCATCCCCCATTCCCTGGGCTCATCCCCCATCCCCTGGGGCTCATCCCTTGTTACCTGGAGCTCATCCCCCATTCCCTGGGCTCATTCCCCATTCCCTGGGGCTCATCCCCTGTTACCTGGGGCTCTTTCCCCATTCCCTGGGCTCTCCCCCGTTACCTTGGGCTCATCCCCAGCCGTGCCAGTCCCAGGCCTGGGTGCCcagcagctgtggtgctggagctgcctctCGACGTGCTCCAACCTCCGCGTGTTCTCCTGCACcagagcagccagggcagcccattTGCGTTCCAGCCGGCTCCCAAAATCCAGCACCGCTTTCTCCAGCCCGGACACTTTCTTCTCCGCCGTCTCCGTTCTCCCTTCCAAGCTCAGCAGCCTCAGGGCCTGGGACTCCACTTTCCTCTCCGCCGCCTGCACGGCCGCCACCACGGTCCATAACGTGATCTCGGGCACGGCCGCCGCTTTCTCCCCGTCGGGTCCGTGgtgctggaggggctggaggggctcGGGACCCCACTCGGgttcctggggagggggggggaaggctCCGTCAGG
Coding sequences within:
- the ZNF467 gene encoding zinc finger protein 467 isoform X2; this encodes MKSSASERGRRTPGHEWEVVRSPPREQERQRRWKKVWERVKSPWRLPGLSAPCPGGLRRTQAEEWEMLRSPHGRGAQTGSTHGSRVIRSLLRETPRLVTGPPPPEPQHRQDPPQTDVPDTQKPPQAPEETKQQEEALGEGPLAAGRELPSPGTNTSLEPQTENLGTEDQPRAEVEPDPEVSEAEEASPLENGAAEEGAPENVRVKQEEEAEALGEGSAPSSSSSSSSSSSVPELQKCPRGEQGKAKSRRRPSRAQPRQGGALRVQPLRDQLRRQTPPRPSPGHPRQGQSLGGQGLGQRPPRAEGPAQEEPVWDFVSPEPGGGQGGLAGPGQGGATGQREPGRGLRFQAAEPQIPVEMHPVQKILLLQPLPAAAPPVPRAGPAPRLRHLQEMLHPWDPPPAPPEDPRATESSGGPPRAPCPPLPGSAPGSPRGSGPALPGAGVGAKRQPRRGHHGQRGAGGTSPAGRGSGEALGWQGHPARGQAGHQGRAEQDGGEVTAPRLRDPPRGPGTASPWVLFCT
- the ZNF467 gene encoding zinc finger protein 467 isoform X1, whose protein sequence is MKSSASERGRRTPGHEWEVVRSPPREQERQRRWKKVWERVKSPWRLPGLSAPCPGGLRRTQAEEWEMLRSPHGRGAQTGSTHGSRVIRSLLRETPRLVTGPPPPEPQHRQDPPQTDVPDTQKPPQAPEETKQQEEALGEGPLAAGRELPSPGTNTSLEPQTENLGTEDQPRAEVEPDPEVSEAEEASPLENGAAEEGAPENVRVKQEEEAEALGEGSAPSSSSSSSSSSSVPELQKCPRGEQGKAKSRRRPSRGESSSLLGGGCRRGYVREWSHPCTECGKRFRLKINLIIHQRSHAKEGPYECSLCEISFADKRHLDLHQGIHVKDRALGAKVWGNVHPELRVRPRRNPCGTSCPQNPGGARGAWLGLAKEEPRDRGSPAGGCVSRQQSLRSPWRCTQCKKSFSCSHSLQRHLRSHARGRPHVCGTCKKCFTRGTHLRRHQKIHERQKALGVPPGPPAPPSPAQPQDPPGAQVPRSPAQASERNVSPAAATTANAVLEGPPQLGEALEKPWAGRDIQPVVRLGTRAVLSRMVEK
- the LOC139793751 gene encoding zinc finger protein 316-like produces the protein MAEPPHRDRHRDRDRDRDRDGAPGSLRLPGVPVTFEEVAVEFSREEWDGLEEGQRELCRGVLEENYEMLVSLCMLLVPLPQPAKPSSFLDSLHVPSRDAEELEIPMEVLEEEVTVERPPVPEMPSEGGKEEEEEVKDSGNGAQDLVADVPKEPGKEGIQGACRAVGDGEQPMEGPPMDQAAPCQPNSPEEKYSCSVCRKNFLLEINFVIHQQSHGTRVPYVCTHCNHPLMPKRKICHHIQARVAEGFCPPAAERKVESQALRLLSLEGRTETAEKKVSGLEKAVLDFGSRLERKWAALAALVQENTRRLEHVERQLQHHSCWAPRPGTGTAGDEPKVPACEDEGCSLAEQEWGSMQSQQKELYRMAMKGNSEAVAALGPGDVSSKPALLPPAQDGEDSRTQGLLEKEEVSGHLGDAGDRIVIKTEEQQPPEEGAEILALPQAPSGRLQEEEEVPLSQQQPLVPWEEQKAGGESLGEFCKDSAEFKPVVVPVEAQPVPGLPFPTEQVLGVGLDQPFTLPQALPPGEVPTAEVTLEEEDEDPHGLPLGWKSIRLTRNLARQQQRQRRSGAGAGAGAGAGAGGGAGSGAGGGTGGSFICTTCGKSLAHHAALLRHQRLHTGERPYQCPTCGKTFNEKSNLNKHIRIHTGERPFRCPSCGKGFTQKHHMQKHQHIHTAQRRGTAWPPRAGWPDARLYRCIECAEIFPQKSSLEEHQRRHTQQRPFQCWGCSKSFRHRQSLNHHQKIHALPGPPAPGVAGVTGRPKRQLLKHSRWFKCKKEPRGRLSRGLSGDHEAVGLSLLHHPAQHGPGAQPDHGLDVPASPGLLQSLSQLGRSLQHRVGRGGRGGADVSLRRLRRGARDLSPGGILGLSRGGGGRGPGGDPQSFLSLVDLLVAPEVGPTGEAFLAGAADVGPAPRVGPEVPLQGVAAGEGFFALGASPRGSEALLPGNAAPGRAPSVPWLLLGQAQPGPPGPPRVLGTRSPTRVPPGPDPQLGVDVAPDLGPQGSVLDVDALVKVEVAFVGEADLAEAALVGPLLGVAALVDDQVDLQAEALPALVPPGRGFGGAAAAAGTGSEPSRRPVLPAGPGSVRFGSALTCGGFRRDMADTTDTGPARPAAARSAGAPGGAVCAGGAWDMAPPGGREDAGQGPAVTSPLRTPGRAPPTRCCGTVWLSPEVPTRGSQHPPDRLLQPSTDQWLPDQPLPPPHLPGVSRVGWGHGQQAQGQGTEQPPPHAAAARTLSPDVTVPLRPLPELSPGRGWDMAGDVLQAGGWSPVMELEPPVMELEPPAKKDLVSPVTELAAPTRDLASPTSESPFSEGLGDEKVLVIHSQEAEEEVEKEFKCILCGARFGQQPSLARHQKHHAGERAFICAECGKGFSLKHNLIIHQRTHTGERPYQCGVCQKSFSLKQNLLTHQRTHTGEKPFPCPRCARRFRERRFLLSHQRTHEARPGPAEPRGTAPGPFACDRCGKCSGCRGGRGCGEAHGPAGSPRLPRRGRASRDPFQCPQCAQSFSRKLDLAAHQRTHGAQNALT